The genome window TTTGCGTTGAGATGGCTTTACCACTTTTTTTCTAATGCATCCTGTACAATTTCTGCTTTCAGACGTTCTTCAGCATACATCTTCTTAAGTCTGGCATTTTCTGATTCCAGTTCCTTCATTCTGGAAAGAAGGGATATATCCATGCCTCCATATTTGGATCGCCACCGGTAAAAAGTGCCGAACTGATATTGTTATCCCTGCAAATCTCAGTTACAGGTACACCACTTTCTGCTTTTTTCAGAATAGCCATTATCTGGCTGTCTGAAAATCTTGATTTCTTCATGTAGAAACTCCTTCAAATAGAATAAAGATTATTTCTACATATGGCGACCACTAATTTTCGGGGGGATTACACTTCTTCAAGATACTGTGCCATCGTTTTCTTATTATTCATTAAATAGAAAGTATCATAATAAGTTTGACGGCCCATGTTTATCACTTCTTCCAAATCAGATAGATTTCATTTTCGAATCTCCATAGCCTTTCCTTAGCCCGCAGATAAGGGCCTATTCAATTCACTCTCAGAGTCTTAAACATTTGCATCATCAATTGATAAGTTACGATAATTTAAGTCTTTTCTTTTGATAAAACCCATTGATTGCCAAAAGTCATTCCCTTTCTGATTTTCTGCAAATACAACTAAGGCGACTTTCTTTATTCCTTCCTCATCAAGAGCCGTTAAGACCTTGTGGATGAGGCTTTTACCGATACCTTGTCTATGGTAGTTCTGATGTACTACGGCATGGTAAATATACCCTCTTCGACCATCATGACCACATAAAATGACAGCTACTAGTTCCTTCCCTTTTCTGCAGACAAAGTTTGTGTTTGGATTTCTCTGTAAAAAGGCATTTATTCCTGACTCAGAATCATCAAGTGATCTTAATCCCATACCTTCTGTCTCCGACCAAAGATTAAATGCATCTTTGTAATCAGTCATGGACATCTTTGATATATTCAAAATGAACACTCCCTCTTTTATCAAACCTTGGTTCAATCGTTCCTGTTCTGATTCCGTAATAGAGCAAGAGAGTATACCGGAGCTTTACATACATCTACCC of Oceanispirochaeta crateris contains these proteins:
- a CDS encoding GNAT family N-acetyltransferase gives rise to the protein MNISKMSMTDYKDAFNLWSETEGMGLRSLDDSESGINAFLQRNPNTNFVCRKGKELVAVILCGHDGRRGYIYHAVVHQNYHRQGIGKSLIHKVLTALDEEGIKKVALVVFAENQKGNDFWQSMGFIKRKDLNYRNLSIDDANV